A region of the Lycium barbarum isolate Lr01 chromosome 1, ASM1917538v2, whole genome shotgun sequence genome:
ttgttccacgaaatgcaaaataaaaaaaacatatttcgtggattgttccacgaaatgcaaaaaaaaaaaaaaaacagttttatttatattaacgaaactgttttattttttaatttaaaactgttttttttaattttttattttgcatttcgtggaacaatccacgaaatataaaaaaaaacagttttttttatatatttttgaaattgatcttatatatatatatatatatattccaaattgattaaaagccattttttaatttttttaaaatatatttttcaaaaaacttagtgtttaactgtaaggttattttagtcaactttatatatcgagaaaattagtcagctttattttcaaaaattgaaaccgcagaagtgaaattgacattcacagatacattatccctggatttttacgttgaaatctattgcgtatcatcatcttataagtaaataaaactgaaaatttcatgccaatttggggaaaaattgaaattgaatgtgataaaaggcgtttttttaaaaatcggctcggccaaaccgccttgtggCAGTTTGTGtgcatagatctcggaaaaatacccaaaatcaaaaaaaaaatcgcgtaaatcggacgtccgagcgcaaagttatgaccatctaaagtttgacgactttacaactagtttttctccctatagtttttagaattatatttatatttaaaataaagttatgtcttgactttacaactattttttttttcgtttattaaaaaacgaaataagattttttttatttcgtgaatatataaatgtttttataaatgaaacacaaatatatatatatatatatatatattcatcctatttcattggtacatgaatgaaatatatgtatatatatatatatatatatatatatatatatatatatatatatatatatatatatatatatatatatattcctattttttattttcctatttcgttttttaatacacgaaatgcaatatatatatatatatatatatatatatatatatgtatataatttcctatttcgtttttttattcactaaatacaaaaaaaaaaaaaaacctatttcgttcattagattacgaaatgcaaaaaaaataaaaaaacaaatcaatttccttcattaatacacgaaataatatatatatatatatatatatattttccaatttcctttttatacgaacgaaattagaaaaaaatttatcctatttcgttttttaatacacgaaatgcaaaaacaaaaaaaaaaattataatttcttatttctttttttattcacgaaataaaataaaaaaacatctatttcgtggattgtgtcatgatatgtaaaaaaaaaatcatttttttcacgaaattaaaaaaaaaaaaaaaaaaactatttcgtggattgttccacgaaatgcaaaaaaaaattaaaaaaaaaaagctatttcgtggaacaatccacgaaatagcaaaaaaaaaaaaaaaaaaaaaaaaggagttgctgctatgaacagtaactggggtatttcgttgaatgatcaacgaaatacccatttgggtataaaaaaaaaaagacagcctattttggtctaattgctgtaaaaatatgccattttggctccggactcgaaGCCACATGCCAGCTTCCAGTTTCCATTGTATTGTCTCGCTAATCACCTTTGCAGTAAATCTTATTTCCATGGTAATTCCTACTTTATAGTAGTAAACACTATTGCCTGAGCATCGAATAAAGGAAAAGTTCCTGATAGGCTTGAGCATTCATATGCAAGTAAATAAAGGAAAAGTTACCACAACTCAGTACTACAACAAAAGATAGAATTGCAGTAACTAAAGTGAAGGAAGAGTGAAGAACTCACAGCAGTCGGCACAAGGCAATCATTAAAGCCATCTTCAAAAGCTTATTTTGCCCATTTAATGTTCATATGTGTCATcttttatataaaaatatgttATCAATTTTTATCCATATATTAATGTAGATTACTCTTATTTTCAGTAAAGCTGGTGACTGAAAAATTGAGGGGTTAGTTGTGATTGAATTGACTGAGGTTTATGAAGAATGTGATAGTTTAATTATTAAGAAGGAAAAAGAATAAGGGTGGGAGATAGAAAAGAATGACCCAGAGAAGGGCTTGCATTCTATTTAGGGTAGGGGAGTGGTTACTGGTTAGTGGGTTGAGGAAAAAGATGGAAAAGCAAAATTTATGATATTATTTTCTTGAAGGTTTTCTTATGTGAACTTCCCAGTCTAATTTATGACTGAATTTGGGGCTGATTGGAAAATAGTAATTCCACTACATAAATAAAATAAGTGGGGAAACGGACACCTGTAAAATTAAATTCGTAACTGAATTTTCAGTACAAATTTAGGCCATATTTTATGTATTTTAGGGGAAACTATAAAGCAATTGAGTCTATACATATGGAGTGAAGAAAGTgagttaattctttttttttttggaacaacaAAGATACTATTATATTAGTTACGTTAAAATATTACAAACCATAGTGGTGTCACTGAGGAAACTTTGATTACCCATACTGGCTAATGCCATACAACTTTTGTCATCAAGTTCCTTACTAGCTAATATAGTACTAAATAGATCATTGTTCAGTAGATCCAAAACATAACCCGGGGGTTAACAAAACGATAAACTGAAAAAGGCTTCGATTTCTTCAAGACTTCTTTGGTCAAAACATGAGCCACACCATTTGCTTGTCTGAAGTTATGTTTCAGAAATAGCATCTTCTCCTGGAGCATCAACCTTCTGCAATTATTAACAAGAGTGTTGTGAGAGGTGTTCCCAACATTTATAGCCTTGATTAGATCAGGACACTCAGTTTCAATTTCTAAAGGAACCAACTGCCTATTAAGGGCAACAACCAGTCCTTGTTGCAAAGCTTGGAGTTCTGAATGTAGAGGGGAATTTGAACAAATATTTCCCTGAAAACCAATGATCCATTGACCTTGGCTATCGCGAAAAACTCCTCCTATGCCTCCTGTCTGAGAACTCATGATAAAGGATCCATCAATGTTAAGCTTGTACCTGGTATGGCGTGGGGGTGGGTTCCAACTGATTTTAATAACCTTTTTTGGGTGTGGAGTTATGGTCCTGTTGGTGAGGAGTTTATATTCAAGTGCATGGGAGATGGTGCTTGGATATTGCAAAGGGTACGTGGTATTATTATGGTTATTTGTATTTCGGGTGATCCAAATATTCCAGAGAATAAAGGGGAATAATTATTCCCATGAAGAGAAATGAGGTGGAAGAGGAGGTGAGAGTTGCCTAATATCGTCTAACCAGTGAGAAAGGGATGGTGTGGTTGTGGTCATGCCAAAGTTTTGAGGTCCCAGGGCAATGGATGAAAATGTGAGATGTAGTTTCTCTTGTATTTTGGCAGACGGGGCATTGGGGGTCAATAGTGATACCAATATGTTGAAGATAGTCTCTGCTTGGAATCCTATCGTGGTAACATAGCCAAAGAAAGAATTTAATCATATTGGGGCATTTAAGTTTCCACAACCATATAAAATTACGAGAAGATTGGGGTGATTGTTCTATGAAAGGGTAGCATGAGGCTGTGGCGAAATTGGCGACCTTCTCATTTGGGGCCCAAAGAGGAATATCAGGAGCATGTTTAGGAAGGGGTAGATTGATGGTATTAATATGTTTTAAGACTTCTGGGTTGGATTCAAGTGATAGACTGTTAAGATTCCAAGTATTATTTTCGCAAAGGGAATTAACATGTTTCCCAATATCATTATTATTTAAAGGTCCTATAATAAGATGGCGAAGGGCTGGCAGGTTAGGAACCCACTTAGTGTACCAGATATCTATTTTGGTATCATAGGAAGGGTTCCATCGTATGCACTTGTTACAAATTTTCCATCCCGAATTGCTTTTCAAATAAAGGAGTGGTTCTTTGTTGTTCTTTTGAAAGCATGCCGCTGGGAAATGGTTTTGCTCCAAGGTGAAATGGGATTGTTTAGGAAGCGCCAGGTTAGGCCACAAAGAAGGGCATGATTTTTTGATTTAGCTTTTCTAATTCCTAGGCCGCATACCTCCTTGTCACTAGTGATGATGTGTCAGCTTAAGAGGTGTAATTTCTTTCTAGTATCAGTTGTTCCCCAGATAAAATTACGCATAAGCTTATCAATATGACTAAAAGGGTTTTCTGTGGGAGCATGGTATATTGCATGTAATGACCTGGAATAGCGTTGAGGGTAGATTGAGTTAGTGTAACTCTTCCCGAAAGGTTTAGGAAATTTGTCTTCCAATTTGCTAACCTGTTACGCATTTTATCAATGATGAACTGATAATCACAGGGTTTTGAATTTTTGGATAATATGGGAAAACCTAAATATTTGCCAAAGTAATCACTAGCTTTTATTCCCAACTGCGTAGAAGTGCCATTAGCAATCGTTGTGGGGCAGTTTGAGGAGAAGAGGATTTTAGACTTTGCATAATTAATGGTTTGCCCAGATAGCTCACAAAACAAGTCAAGGCATTGAGTTATTGTAGAGCAGCTTTTGAAATTAACTTGAGAAATTAATGTAAGATCATCCGCAAAGAACAAATGAGACAGTTCCAATCCCCTTGGAATTAATTTAATGGGGTCCCATTTCCTAATGTCAGTTTGATGATGGATATATACTGAGAATAGTTCTTGTGGGAtccaataattaaataaaaggaaaaaggaaaaagtaaaagaaagaaaagagaaattaAAAATATGCGATCGGAGGAAATAAAGGCAATGTCAGGCAGCTGAAACAATTTGTTAGATTTGGTTACGAATTGGTTGTTGCAACTTGAATTGCAAATTGCAAAGAAACTAGCAATTTGATTGGTTGAAGACTTGGCAAGTTCTACTATAAATACATGccttcagtttcagttttaaaaCACACCAAATAGAGAGAGCAATTGAGAGAATAGAGAGTAATCACGGTCTATTTTCTATAGTCTGTGAGATAATAGAGTGAGAGTAATATTTAAGTGAGTTGTgtaaaataaagatttttttttttttttgaagtgtaGTAGTCTCTTGACACTACTAAGTTGTATTAAGTGATATTATAGAGCTCCGTTCAAGTATTGTATTTTATACCCGTTAAAAGATTTGGTGTCGTTGTTACTCTCTTATTCTTGCTATTTAACGTGGATATTATTCCTGGGCAGGATCATTATTTCCCaacaacgtggtatcagagccatgacAAATAATAGTCCACTGTCTTTTCAGTACCCCATCTTACAAAAGAAAATTATGAAAAATGGTTTCTACAAATGAAAGCCATTTTTGGCTCCCAAGATGTTTGGGATATTGTAGACCAAGGGTATGCAAAACCCGATAATGAGGAAACTCTGTCTCAAAATGAAAAAGATGTCTTGACAAAGACAAGGAAGAAAGATCAACAAGCCCTCACTCTCATCCACCAATGTTTGGATGATGGCATCTTCGAGAAGGTGGCCGATGCAACCACCTCAAAAGAAGCTTGGGAGATTTTACAAAATTCTTTCCAAGGTGTTAATAAAGTAAAGAAGATAAAACTTCAAACTCTAAGGGTTGATTTTGAAGTTTTAAAAATGAAAGAATCCAAATCTATTTCAGATTTCTATTCAAGAGTGATGGCTGTTGTAAATCAGCTAAGAAGATATGGGGAGGAAGTAGACGATGTACGTGTGGTGGAAGAGATCCTTCGTTCTTTAACACCTAAGTTTGATTTTGTGGTGTGTGCAATTGAGGAGTCTAAATGACGGTAGAGCAATTGGAGGGTTCTTTACAAGCCCACGAAGAAAAGATAAAAAGGAAACAAGAAGAGCCACTGGAGCAACTTCTAAAAACTCAGACATCCTTCAAACCTTTTGGAGGTGAAAAGAGTTATAGAGGTAATGGATGAGGAAGAGGTCGTGGCACTCGTGGAAGAGGAAGGACCACTGGTAATAACAACGAAGGGAGAAGTCAACAACCATTTAGAGGTCGTGGTCGTGGATAAAGAGGAGGAAGAGGACGTGGCTATTACCAGGGTACCAACGAAACGAAGTATGATAAATCTAAAATTGAGTGCTACAACTGCCATAAATTTGGACGTTACTCATGGGAATGTCATAGTAATGTTGAAGAGAAAGCTAACCTTGTTGACGACAAGAAAGAAAAAGATGAGTCAACATTGTTAATGGCACTCAAAGAAGAAGATAAGGATGATTGCAGTTCGTGGTACCTTGATAATGGAGCAAGAAACCACATGTGTGGATGCAGAGATATGTTTGTGGAGCTCACTAAGAAGGTGGCAGGTAATGTGTCCTTTGGAGACACTTCAAAGGTATAAATTGAAGGAAAAGGTACAATTCTGATCTCCTATAAAGATGGCGGCCACAAGTTAATTCAAGATGTTTATTATGTGCCAAAATTGAAAAGTAATATCTTGAGTTTAGGCAAACTTCTTGAAAAAGAATATGATATTCATATGAAGAATATGCATCTTTGGCTTAGAGATTCAAGTGGAAAATTAACCGCAAAAGTGCGTATGGCAAAGAATAGATTATTTTCtttgaatcttaagataatagaTGCAAAGTGTTTGAAGGATAATGTGCAAGATGAATCTTGGTGTTGGCACATGAGATTTGGGCACTTGAATTTTGAAGTACTCAAATCAATGGGTGAAAAGAACATGGTATATGGAATTCCTTCAATCAACCATCCCAATCAGTTGTGTGAAGTTTGTCTTCTTGGAAAACATGCAAGGAGGAGTTTTCCAAAAGAGGCCACATCAAAAGCAATCAAGCCACTGCAACTTGTTCATACAAATGTATGTGGGCCAATCAATCCACCTTCTTCTGGTAAAAGTAAATACTTCTTGCTCTTTATTGATGATTTCAGTAGAAAGACTTGGGTGTATTTCCTGAAGCAAAAATCAGAAGCTTTTGTTACATTTAAAAATCTCAAAACACTTGTACAAAAAGAGAGTGGCCATGAAATAAAAGCTTTAAGGTCCGATAGAGGAGGCGAATTCACTTCAAAATAATTTAATGACTTTTGTTTGTCTCATGGAATTCGTCGCCCTCTAACGGTATCTTACTCACCCCAACAAAATGGAGTTGCTGAGAGAAAGAATAGGACAATTCTTAACATGGCAAGATGTATGTTGAAAGCTAAAAATATGCCAAAAGAATTTTGGGCCGAGGTTGTTTCCTGTGCAGTGTATTTGAGCAACAGGTCTCCAACAAGAAATGTTAGAGATCAAACACCTCAAGAAGCATGGAGTGGAAGAAAGCCAAGTGTCAAGCATTTGAGAATATGTAGGAGCATAGCCTATGCTCATGTGTCACATCAAGGGAGAGCGAAACTTGATGATCGAAGTGTCAAGTTTGTGTTTGTTGGCTATGAGACAAATTCAAAAGGCTACAAGTTATACAACCCAAGCAACAACAAAGTGGTAGTGAGTTGTGACGTTGAATTTGATGAAGAAGCGACATGGAATTGGGAGGCTCAAGAAGAAACAACATATGATTTTCTTCCATACTTTGGAGATGACGATGAGCATGAGACCATAACACCTGCACAAGATACAACCCCACTTCCTTCTCCAGCAAATGTTGCATCTCCTTCTTCTCAAGAAGGTTCAAGTGAAAGGCCACAGAGGACGAGGAGCATCTAGGAGCTCTATGATGATACAACAGAAGTtactaattttgattttttgtaTTGTCTCTTTGCTGACAGTGAACTAATGAATTTTGATGAAGTTGTTACTGACAAAAGATGGAGACAAGCCATGGATGAGGAGATCAAGGCAATAGAGAAGAATAACACTTGTGAATTAACAACTCTTCCCAAGGATTATCAAGTAATTGGTGTTAAATGGGTATACAAGGCAAAGAATAATGCCCATGGAGAGATGGAGGGATACAAGGCAAGGTGGGTAAAGGCTACAAGCAAAGGCAAGGCATTGACGATGAGGAAGTCTATGCACCTGTAGCCCGCATGGAGACGATCCATTTGATGATCTCCTTGGCGGCGCAAATGAAGTGGAAAATTCATCAACTAGATGTCAAGTCGGCATTATCGAATAGATATCTTGAAGAGGAAGTCTATGTTGAACAACCATTGGGCTTTGTGGTAAAAAATCATGAAGATAAAGTGTTGAAGCTGAAGAAAGCTTTATATGGATTAAAGCAAGCTCCACGAGCATCGAATAGTCGCATCGACAAGTATTTTCAAGATCATGGCTTTACTCGTTGTCTCCATGAATATGCTCTTGACATCAAAGTTCATACTAATGGAGATATTCTGCTTGTATgtctttatgttgatgatcttattctGGCGGGTAATAACCCAAGTTTGTTTGAAGCTTTCAAGAAAGCTATGTCCATTGAGTTCGAGATGACGGACATAGGGCTCATATCATATTACTTAGGCCTAGAAGTGAAGCAAATGGAGGAAGAAATCTTCATATCTCAAGAAAGCTATACAAAGGAGATTTTGAAGAAGTTAAACATGTTCAATTGCAACCCCGTGAATACCCCAATGGAGAGTCGAACAAAACTATCAAAGTTTGATGATGGAGAAAAGGTGGACTCCACCATATTCAAAAGTCTCGTGGGAAGTTTGAGGTACTTGACTTGTACAAGGCTAGATATACTCTTTGCAGTTGGAATAGTAAGTCTCTTCATGGAAGCTCCTACCTCTACTCACTTGAAGGTTGCTAGAAGAATTCTTCGTTACCTAAAAGGTACGATAGACCTTGGGCCGTTTTATACTTCTTCTAATGACTTTAACCTTGTGGGATTTTGTGATAGTGATTATGTGGGAGATATTGATGATAGAAAAAACACAACTGGTTTTGTGTTTTTCTTGGGTGATTGTGTTATTACCTAGAGTTCAAAGAAACAATCCATTGTTACTCTCTCGACTTGTGAGGCTGAATACATGGCAGCAACATCCTGTACGTGTCATGCTATTTGGATGAGAAGATTGTTGAAAGAGCTCAATTTGCCACAAATTGAAGCCACGATGATTTGTGACAACAAATCGGCGCAACCACTTGCCAAGAATCCAGTGTATCATGATCGAAGCAAGCATAGACACAAGGTATCACTTCATCAGAGAATGCATTGCCAAGAAAGTGGTAGAACTCAAGTATGTAAATCTCACGATAAAGTTGCGGATACTTTCACCAATCCTCTCAAATTTGAAGACTTTCGGAGATTGAGATCGTCTTGGAATGAAGAAGTAAAATCAAAATTAAGGAGGAGATTTATGGGAtccaataattaaataaaagggaaaaggaaaaagtaaaagaaagaaaagagaaattaAAAATATGCGATTGGAGGAAATAAAGGCAATGTCAGGCAGCTGAAACTATTT
Encoded here:
- the LOC132611151 gene encoding uncharacterized protein LOC132611151: MSSQTGGIGGVFRDSQGQWIIGFQGNICSNSPLHSELQALQQGLVVALNRQLVPLEIETECPDLIKAINVGNTSHNTLVNNCRRLMLQEKMLFLKHNFRQANGVAHVLTKEVLKKSKPFSVYRFVNPRVMFWIY